One window of the Acidimicrobiia bacterium genome contains the following:
- a CDS encoding VOC family protein: protein MADPNPQSPITTISAITLAVSDVAQSVRFYRALGFELFAGDEHSAFATFRAGTGFLNVQRDPDHAPLRSIWGRVIFWVDDVDGVYRRALDAGYSPDMEPSDAPWGERYFHIHDPDGHELSIAKPLET from the coding sequence ATGGCCGATCCAAACCCACAAAGCCCAATAACCACGATCAGTGCGATCACGCTCGCGGTGTCCGACGTGGCTCAGTCGGTCCGCTTTTACCGCGCGCTTGGGTTCGAGCTCTTCGCCGGTGACGAGCACTCAGCCTTCGCGACGTTCCGCGCCGGCACTGGCTTCCTCAACGTGCAACGCGACCCCGACCACGCGCCGCTTCGCTCGATCTGGGGGCGCGTGATCTTCTGGGTCGACGACGTTGACGGGGTCTACCGCCGGGCGCTCGACGCCGGGTACTCACCCGACATGGAACCGAGCGATGCCCCGTGGGGTGAGCGGTACTTCCACATCCATGACCCCGACGGTCACGAGCTCAGCATCGCCAAGCCGCTCGAAACCTGA